In Brachionichthys hirsutus isolate HB-005 unplaced genomic scaffold, CSIRO-AGI_Bhir_v1 contig_202, whole genome shotgun sequence, the genomic window CCGGTTGATGGCAGCATTTGTCTGCAGGACGAAACAACATCTACTTGTTGTGTTTCCACAACACTTGGTGGAAGGTTGAGAAAAGTCACCTTAATAATTGGGTCTTTTCAACATCGTCCTTAATAATGTAGAATCTAATGAACCAATTTTCACAAAGCCTTGCAGAGGCATGGCGCATGGATCAGGGAGGACAGACATGCCTGTGTGGGATTGTTCGGCTCAGCGGAGGTATGCGTCccactgattctttttttttgcttgttacTGGAGTTACAGGTGGAAAGTTTCGCCATCTACATGCCGAGAGAGAAAGTCTGGATAGCCTCTCCTGTGTTTTTTGTCAACTACGGGAATTCTGAAGCACTTCCAACTGTCTGTGTCCAAAAAAAGAGCGAGCGAGACAGTGAACGAAAGTGGCCTGCAGTTACAGCGGCAAGACTCCTTCTAGATTGTTTTTCGTCCGATCCGCTTCAAGCATTGGCAGTCATCTTAAAGTCCTCCAACATACCACTCCACCCCAATTCCAGGAGCAGaatcaaaacaaacatgagCCGAGCAGCCTTGGGGAGTTGTGTGGAGGGAACGGGGGGGGGATACAGAGGCAGCACTGTGCTGAGCTCATTTTCTAAATTATCTACACCATTTTCTCCGAAACAAACCGTCGACACCGACTCTCTCTCCTCATCACTCCAAAGTGGGAGTGACCCAGGGATTTAGGAGGCTCTTGTCTCTCCAAGGTACAAAGTTCTATTCATGATAATTATCGAGCTCCCTGCTGTCCGGGCACGGGGGCCTGGAGTCAAGGGCACCCAGTTCCTTAAGGTCTACAGGCTCTTTTAATGGGCGACATTGATGCCAGTACGACTCCACGGCCGTGCGATTAACAGCATCAACGGGGgcagagagcgagggagacTGGAAGGGGAAAGGGTATTAAACAGTGTtgttggagctgcagcagaatggAGGGCAATTAAAGCCACAATGCTGTAGGTTGTGGTTAGGAATAAGCGACCAGGGGCTCTCTAGGAGGATGAGGGGGGTGCATTGAGGTTTCCATTTTAGAATGTTCCCCTCTGGTATGCATTACTTGAAGGATTTCTCCGTCCCTTTTGAGGGCAACGCAAACTGGCAGAACTCCCCAAAACAAGCAACAAAACAAGAGTGAGGGTCAAAGTTGAGTCCAAAATGTTCCTGGCAGCAACATGCATGTCATGATTAAAGTGCTGAAGCTGAGCCAACAATATGGTCACATTAGCCAACTGGAGCCCCTCTGCAGCACAGCTACTCAAGCAGATGGCTCATCCTCATGCTGCCGCTCCTGGACTCGGGGGGCCGGGCTGTGCTCTGTTCTCGCCACACAATCTGGGAGTGATTTACACCTGGTGTCCAAGGTGAACGCGACTCCCCAactgggggggggtggctgggCCGATTGAAATAACACCTATTAAACTAGAAGCAACAAGTGGTGCACTTCGCACTGTACTGCAAAACTCACTGATCTTCTCAAAAAAcagcaattaataaataaaattaaaaaaagaagaatttaatATTGAAGTAGCTGAGATCTCTGGGCATGGTTTTCTAATATTGgtcaacatttaaaatgtgttttcattcatctcCCAGAATTCAATTCCTTTGCAACTTTCAGTAGACCTAGAACAATCCAACATTTGTAAAACTCCACACATGCAGTTCTCGAAAACCACGTTGTCTCATAAAAGCTCAGACAAGCCTGATGACATCCCTGTGACCTCATCAAGAGCACACAGCTCCTTATTAACCAAATGTTGTCACAGGTGGCACTAATCCGGTGTCCCACCATCTTTCTATGAAggttcttttttcattttattttaggttCTATTTCAGGTTGCGTGGCTAATTTGGAATAGCAGCTGTAATACTGCATGTTACtaaaattaattattaaaaaaatcttTGATTACGTGCAGCAGAAGAGACGTGGACGATCAAAAGACTAAAGATGAGCTGCAGAGAGCTAATTCTAATAAATTCTTTTCAATGGCTTACAGTTGTGGAAAGTTTCAAATGTTGTTTCCACAGTTCTCCAAACTCCTCTCAGAATCGTACAATTATTGTGCGTCCTGATTTTCCCATACccgccttcctctctcctcccaccgTGGAAATGATCCAGCTGTTTCTGCAGAGCAGTCTTCCAGATGATGATGGCGAGGGACCACGACGCTGCATAAATCTGTCAAAAGGCTCTGAAAGGCGAGCGCTTGCTTTGTGCTGCTGACAAAACATCCAGACTACAGAGACCTCAGAGATTGTCATTTTATTACGCACTTCATTTCTAATTCcataaatacaaattatataAACTGAgtaaacatttcaataaataaaaaacaaacaaatgcaacagCAGTGTGTAAAACTTGGcggctgtgattttttttatactcTCCCTATTGGACTCCTGTTTTAGGTCTTTTCTCCAGCTGCCTTAAAACGGAGCGTATGAAGCAGAGACACGCCAGCGAGGATAATCGACCTGCCACTGCCCGTTAAGCTTTTCACTGTCTCACATTGGCCCAGTCATGAGAGCTTTGCTTGAGCGCCACAACTTACTGTATCCCTCAAATACTCAGCCAATGCCAAACCTAAGAAAATGTCTAGTGTAAATAGGGCAGAGGCCGCACCTCTCCAGTTTCCCCCTCATAGTGGTGAAGAGGGTTCCACCAGTGGGGAGAGCATGCTAATCCTGTGGTCGACCCACAGTAAAGGCAGTGGGGAGAGAAAgcgagggaggcgggggggggggggggggggcatctttgcAGAGGTCTCTAAATAATAACAGAACTTCAGCTGAAGGTTGATGTAACATCCTCCATCACATTTACTTGATTTTATGTTCTGATTTATATTGTCTTTAGATCTGTTGCAAATACTGTCGAGTGTTTTGTGCTACATCACATGCAACAGTGTATTCATGTCCCGTGACAGAGTCGTATTGTCACACAGGCTGTCCAGTATTTACATATCAATGCCGTGTCAGGAGGAGGGGTTTGAGGCAAAGCAACGCGACAGAGACATGAACAGACAAGCAGCTTAATCCAGCATCTTGAAAATCCAAAATTCAAGACCTACTTTCTGTATTTTCACAGttaaacatgttgttgttttttttgtgcaggaagaaaaaacaaacacaagtttCTCAACCTGCCAAATCATCGACTTTCCAGCAACAACCTGAGCACTGACCGCATTTGGTTGGCAGCTGTATAATGCCCACCCACACAGCGTTCTGCGTTGGATAGAGAGAGGTGTAATGCATTTCTGAGTTTCCCCAACAGAAACCTGGACAGGTGAAGCTTCTGTGTCCGACCTGAGCAAACACTGACAGGCAGTCAGATGCTCTGAGGAGGCGTCACGGCCGATTCCCGCTGTGGCCGTCGACATCACTGCAAACAGCAAtctgagaaaacaaacataATGAGATGGTTTCAATGAGATTTAATGAGATTCCAACACATTTCCATGCGTGCACGGatgtaaaatgtcttaaatACATGTTGACTTTTTCATTTCCTATTGTTCCATGTTATATGTTCACTCAGCAGCATCGCTGTAACAGGCTTTAGAGACTCGCATAATTTAGGTGGCGGGCAAAACAAGTCACGAACAACAGCTGGGCCACGTTTTTAAAAATGCGTCATACATTGAATTTTGAATTCACTGAACTCACTGTAATACCACTGGCTACAATTTAGCATGCTAGCCCTCACAATAACCATGTTAGGTCCCTCTGGGTTTGGTTTtgcagcttgggggggggggggggcagcagtgtgAGGGTTGTAATGTGATGGTTGTCAGTGTAACTGCTGCTCGTGTTGGTGTAATCTCAGGTCACCAGACAGACGTTGCAGGGCGTTGCCGTGACCCTCTCGTGTACAGCTGCTGTTGGATCGTTGCCAGCTAGTACGGCTGCCTGCTGTGTGGGCTTGTGAAAATAACAGCAGAATAAGAGGCCATGTTCTTCATGAAACGTAAGCTGTCTCTGGAGTCATCAGAGCCCTTCCCCcatacacattttttttttcacaagtcCCCTGGTATTTCTCACTGAGAACAGGATATTGTCTAGGCTTGAAGTATCCACTATCCATCGAAGAGCGTAGCCTAGAAAAGACTAGGAGTTAGACTTTGTTACAGCAAGAATGAGTTTGTGTATATAAAAATTTTAAACTTCTTATATAATAGTTCATTTATGTGGTGctcagacaggggggggggcttttcatATCATACACAGACAGCACATGTGCATGAGTCTGAGACAGGAATGTCATCTGTGTAGCTGTTTGCTAGCACCAAGACTGATTTGCAGAGCGTAGGCTTTACAAGAGGGCAGAGGACAGAGTGGCCCAGGGCTGCGCTGAAATGAAATCAAAGAGCCAGACAGTCCTGCAGGGGCCAGCGCAGCAAGGGAATGGCTCAGATCTTACTCGTGGAAAACACTTTAATAAAAGTTCATGTCATTACATCTTTATGTGGTCATTCCACTCCTGAGCCACACTACCTTCCAGGAACATACCGCAGCTTTCAGCAtggcatgacacacacacacacacacacacacacacacaaaatacattatACAACATCAATGGAAAAAACTCACGGCCTCTGACAGAGTCTGAAAGAGGTTCTCGATCCAGAGATACATCCCTCTGAGTCTCCTGCATCTGAAAAATACAAGTGCAGCGGTAATCACCCAAAACGAATCTAAACAAAGGAACATGGACACTAAAAACACAGACCTATACATACTTGATACCATTTTTGCAGGATGAAAGTGTTTATCTTGTAACAAGTCACTCTTTTGAAATCAAAGTAATTCTGTGTTCTCAGCAGAACGTTATACGATCAGAAGTGAAGGACAGAATTCCCGCTTaccttgatgttttttttaatgtattcagCTCTGCTCATGAGGCTTTGAATCTGGCGGGGCACAGAATTCCAgggaaatataatattttttgtttgcacACACTCGTTTCAACAGTAAAGGCAGTCTATTGTGTTATTATTGGTTTACTGTGACAATTATcacagtaaatgtaaatgtactgTGAGGAAATAAGGTCCATGCAAAAATTTAATCAAACAGAATAAtttgttgatgtttgttttgcaCTTTTCATTTGTTGGAAACATTATGTTTATCGTGTGACTGCGGTAATCTGTCCTCTGGTGACCCTGAATGCTCCTGGCTGCATCTCGTACCTTCAGGCTCTCAAACAAGTCCTAATGGGGTGCATCATCAGTGAATCCTTAGGTTTGTCATCACTGGAAATCTAAATTCAAAGCAGTGGCTAAACAATGAagaatattgaatattgaacAACAACTTTTAAATGCTAAATCTTGCTCTACAGTAGACAGGAATGCATTTGGAGGCCAGCCACGGCACCGTGTGTTGGTTCTTCTgggtttctcacacacacacacgctttctaTCGAATCCCCTACCCCCATGCTCTAATGCTGTTCTAGATTATTACAGGCGCATCTGAATTTACTTAAGACAAGCACCCACAAAACTTCAAGGAGGTCTATGAGGCCCACCAAAAACCTCTTCCCCCTTCTGGGATTTGTGGAAAAATATTGTCTGTTGTTGGCTTACTTGCTGACTAACAATGCACAAAGATGAATAACTGACAGGCACAACTCCTTTCCATATGCTTGTGAAAGTACAACATATGTTTGCTATTCAGGGTCAACACAGGCCAAGAATTTTATTCAGGTTCATTCAACTGTATCTGGGTTGAAGTCAAAAAGGATGTTTGTTTACTGTTGTCTTATAACATTAGCGATGACACATGGATAGAATTAGTTTTCTTTCATTAACGTCAATTGTTAATTATTGCTGCAATGTATGAAATGGTTTGTTATGAAAACCACAAAAGTCCTTTTGCTGTGTTAACCAAAACCTTTCATGGAAAAAAAGTTACACAACTTTCCCACTCTTTTGTTGCTCCTTTCCAGAATTCTATAGAATATGCTGCTTATTTCaagtaccaaaaaaaaagcatatatttacatatatattagATATATGTTAGCACCGTGACATCCAGAAGCCCCTCCTCCCGTACTCACCTCGCTGTGAAGCAGCTCTCTCCTGCGGCCCTGGGGCTCGGCTggtgcagcaggagaggaagaaataatgagaagaaggaaaaagagaaaacactACCTAATTACCTTGTTTGCTCAACAAGAGGTCAACTACTGCATTGGATTTTGTTAGCTTGTTGAATAGGGGCTCATGGGTGGAAATGGTTCTAATGTAGGCCAGTGCTTTTGCAGTTAAtcatcctggaggaggagagagagggatgagcgaggggaggagggagaaaacTCTCTGGCGGCAAGGCACGTTGGAAAACTGTGCAAAAAAGAGCCCGTAACCAAACAAAGAAGTAATGTTTTCTCCCCACAATCCCCTCAGTGACATCTACTGTGCTACAGAAAGATCCCTGATACTAAAGAGAGAGGCAGGTTGGGATGGCGTGAGATTCGCTGAATGGGTATATCATGTATCCCTGATTCAATGACCAGACAAGGCTGTTTAACACATGGAACAAAAAGCACTTACCGTAAACTGCTGCCTGTTCATTAACAGTTTCTTCAGCTATTTTAAAGATTGAGTGTAACATCTAGATTTTAATCGGCCAACTCGAGCGAGAAAGCGTAAGAGTGCTGTTAATGCCACCGGCTGGAAGGTTACCGAGGCATTCTTCTTTAAGAGAACTATAATAGCTTTAGTTTCTAGAGAATAATAATACAGAGTGAACGCCTATATGGGAAGCAGATTGCTGGGCTATCCCGGCTCAAAGTCACATCTGGATCACTCTATACCACCTCTTCCTTTAGGCTGATCTTCCAGATGAGATCATGAGTAGGCTTAATGAACAGCAGGCCCGAGAGAGAATCACTGGAGTCTTTTTTGTACTTCCTAGTCTGTCATTTATTAGCTGTCCCTACCTCTACATCCCGCTCAAAGAATCTGCAACAAGTCATTTTATGCCTTTCTCTCCCAGCCTTTCCCTTGAGCATCAATGTCTTTGTTCAAACACCTTTAGATCTAatttattcactcattcataattatgtttttttcccctacaTTCCCTATTGTATTCTGTTTCTCAAACAGAGTCGCCTGAGGTTCAGgtgatataataataattatatatatatatatatatatataaaataattatatatatatatatatatatataataataattatatatatataacagcaGATGTGGGAGTGGAATGTGGTTTAAATTTCATCTTCAGTCATTCTCCTTAAAAGTCCTTGAAAAAGATGCATGAACCTCCAGTGGGTTGAAAAACAACCAACCAGCAGCAAAGGAACATCATAaagcaatattttcttttctctaccTGCTAAAGCCAACAGTAGTTCTCCAAGGCACTGTTGATACATATCCAGAGCTTCCTGATCATCGGAGCCGCTCTCCTCCTATAACAGACAGCAAAATATTGATTCATGGCCCTTTAGCCACACTATATCAGGTAGGCGTGGTTTGAGGGGGCAAGCACGCAAAGattcacagacagacaaagctgTGCATAGTGTTGAGatgtgaattatttatttttatttcagtcttaaaacatgtgtgttgcttttttttttggatgttgTATTAATAGTGAAGCATCCTGCTTTTATGAGTATACAAAAGCCCTGGCATCACCCATTAAACCCCCTCTAACCTTAGCCATGGTAGATGAGGCCATGTCCAGTGCAGCCAGCAGGCGTGGTTGGTCTCGAGACATTTCTGGAGGTGAAAAAAACACATGATAGTATTATCCTGAATCAACTGTCTATCAGTCTGAACACAGCATCAATAAGTTCTACTAGGATATGTGGAACAATCGGTACGCCACATGCAAACTCTTAAGACTGCAGTATAATAAGGCCCTAAGATGCTAAAGTTTTAGTCTTGTTTACTTGATGTGCAATTGAGCATAACTGTCCTGTACAAGTACACAATCCCTCAGGGAATATGAACAGCCATTCTATGGCTGACTCAGCCCTCAGAagtaggaaaaaataaaatgtaacatttatcACAGGATTCATGAGCGTGTTGAACATCGTTGCTAAGTGGACATATCTGAAAACATCTCTCTTAATTTCCCATTTATTTTAGTATAATCAagtgcaaaaacacacatggCAATATTTAAGTTGACTTATCGTGGAGATAATAACCGGACAAATCTTAGGTTCATGCATCTGCACAGAGAAATGTGCATTACCTCGGAGGACACCCCTGGAGGTCTGGGCCACTTCGAAGCTCACTCTGTTGTCTGAGGCAACCAGGGCTTTCAGCTCCTCGGCTCTGGATGCATAGCGGCTGACCTGTGGGAACACTGACACAACTTAATCATGTCAAGCGTACTATATCCTCTTCATCCACACCATATGGTATTCATGATAGAGAATACCATCTGAAAGCCACTGGACTGTTGAAACCAAGGCCCAACGGAAAGTATTCTACAGCCTACCTTCTGCCTCAGGGCATCTTTACGTTGTTGGTCTGTCTCAACTGCAGAGGTTTGAGaaaacagatgttttattttgctcttgGTCAGTTTAGTCTTATTGTGGAGGAACAACGGAGGTGCATCTTACAGTGAAGAGCGGGGACAAAATGCTCAAGGGCACTGCAGTAAAGAGAGAGGGCGGTGGACCTCTCCCCCTCCTGGTCCTTCTGAATTGCCTGCATGACTAGATCCTTCTGGAAAGAGGAAAGATGAACGGGGGTCACTGAGTGAAAACTGGTGCTATAGGGATGAGTAAAAACctacaaacacatgcatgcagtacGTTAAGTCAATCACACCACACCACCATCATATAGTGATAAAAATCTGGACTCGACACACACAAGCCAGCAAATATTTCCCCTTTCTCTACATCTTACCGCTTTCACTAAACTCTCTGCAGATGGCATGtgctccaaatccacaaaaggGTGGGCGAAGAACTCTGCAAAGGTGATCCGGGCATCTGGATTTCTCTCTAACAGCCGCAACAGAAGGTCTCTGCAGTCCTTGGATACCCTGGCCCCAGGAGGGATCTGATGCACAAAACATGACCTTATTATGTTACACTCAGTCCACGGGACAATCCAAGAGAAAAGGACATCAGATTGTTGCCGGGGACCTTCTGTTTCACACCATTACGTTTTGTCAAAAGATAACCTTAAAACCCTCCATGTGATTCCTGTGTAATATGCCATATGTTAATGTGGCCTATTGAGCTCAAGCCCAGTGTGTGACACAGGAATTCCAGTATTTGTAAAGACCTCCATCATTAAAAGTACCATTAGATCTCATTTATACTGTGTTATTTTAAGTGACCTTTGGCTTATGTGAGTTGGAGGTGAATCAAAACAGACAGAGCAGAACGACTTCAGCTCACAATCAATCCCTTGTCACTTCTTGTCAACATAATAAATTTGAAGTCTTTAAATATCCAACAAATACTTCAATCCAAGTTAATTATGGCGTTTATACCTTAATGACTGCTAAACTGACCCAAAGAAGGGGCAATGCGGAGTCAGTGTTGACAGGTCACAATTAAATATATTACCAATGTGTAGCTAAACGAATGCTCGATGAAGTCAGTATGGTGTGAAAGTACGCCATCAAGTGGCTAAACTGTAGGCTGAACGGTCCAGTACACATCAGGGACGTACCGCAGGACAGGGACCTAAAATATAATCTAAAGCATTAAATTCTTAATTTTTATTCAGTTTGAGCATTAACACGTGTTAAGAAGGATAATATTTAAACAGAGATGCTTGAAAAAGGCTCCTATTCCCATGTGATGTGCTGAATGTCTGCATGACTTGAcaaattttgaaaaaaaaaaaaattgcggTTGTATTGTGTTACTGTCACTTACACAATCAATAAATAAGGTACAGCCATGCTTGCATTGGTATTTCATCTAAAATAAGCATTGCTGCTTTACAGGTTTCCATTTCTTGGAACACAATACTGTATTTGACATTGGGACAAATGCCAACATGTGCCTCATCAAAAGATAAATATGTGTGTCCCTGCCATAGAGCAGCCGGGTGAGTAGAGAATTATTcacattggtttttttttttaaatacattgcTAACTGTTTGAGTGCAGCCATAATCAGTGCAATAATAATCAATGAGGACGGGATTACTTTGCTCACTGCTTACCTCAATAGGCTGATTTCTCCGGATCTTCTCCTCTAATTCAGCATAAGACCGTGATGCAAATGGAGCTCGTC contains:
- the LOC137912632 gene encoding serine/threonine-protein kinase ULK3-like is translated as MASTSNLSPPKLADFILTARLGSGTYATVYKAYRKGDSREVVAVKVVGKKSLNKVSTENLLTEIEILKTMRHPHIVQLKDFQWDADNIYLILEWCSGGDLSRSIRSRRVLPERVVRRFLQQIACALQFLHERNISHLDLKPQNILLSGSVLKLADFGFAQYMSPWDEQSVLRGSPLYMAPEMVCQRQYDARVDLWSVGVILYEALFGRAPFASRSYAELEEKIRRNQPIEIPPGARVSKDCRDLLLRLLERNPDARITFAEFFAHPFVDLEHMPSAESLVKAKDLVMQAIQKDQEGERSTALSLYCSALEHFVPALHFETDQQRKDALRQKVSRYASRAEELKALVASDNRVSFEVAQTSRGVLREMSRDQPRLLAALDMASSTMAKEESGSDDQEALDMYQQCLGELLLALAAEPQGRRRELLHSEIQSLMSRAEYIKKNIKMQETQRDVSLDREPLSDSVRG